GCGAAGAATGGGAAATTTAGCCAGTATTTTGAGCGAAAGAGGCCACGAAGTGCTTTGGTTTTCATCTAATTTTGAACATTATAATAAAATTTTCAGAACAGAAACAGACGCAGTGTTTCCAATAAATAAAAATTATAAAATTGTATTATTAGCTACTAAAGGTTATAAACGAAATGTTTCACTAGCTAGGTTGCTACATTTTAAGCTTTTTGCAAAAAAATTTGCAACTATAGCCAAAGAATTAAGTAAACCTGATGTTATTTTAACTACAATGGCTCCTATCCAAGCTTCTAGAGAAGTCGAGAAATTTGCAACCGAATATAAGGTGCCATTTGTCGTAGACATTAGAGATTTATGGCCAGAAATTTATTATGAAGTTACACCTAAAATTTCACATCCTTTAATAAAAATTTTAGTTGAAAATAACATTAAAACTTTAAAACAAATTTTACAAAAAAGTACAGGTATTGTTGGTGTAACAGCCAAGTTTTTAGAGTATGGATTAAACGTTGCTGACATGAAGCGCAGATATACTGATAGTGTTTTTCATACAGCCTACCCAGATATTATTAAAAAAGACAAATGTTTAACAGATGATTGGAACAATAACGGTCTAGAAGATGGGGATTTTGTGGTAACTTTCGTAGGAAACTTTGGGAAACAATTTGATTTGGAAACTGTATTTAAAGCTATAGATTTAATAGATGAAAAGAAAATTAAATTTGTTTTGTGCGGTGTCGGTGAAAAGTACGATTATTATGTTCAAAAATATAAAAATAATGATCATGTAATACTGCCAGGCTGGGTAGGTAAAAATGAAATTGTTTCTTTACTGAAACGCTCTTCAGTAGGCGTAGCTCCTTATATCGATAGTATTAATTTTAGATTAAATATGCCTAATAAATTCGGTGAATATCTTGCTGCTTCTCTGCCCGTGTTGGTTGGAGTTTCGGGAAT
Above is a genomic segment from Staphylococcus piscifermentans containing:
- a CDS encoding glycosyltransferase family 4 protein; amino-acid sequence: MKIWIVSDGEPLPVDNENVRLRRMGNLASILSERGHEVLWFSSNFEHYNKIFRTETDAVFPINKNYKIVLLATKGYKRNVSLARLLHFKLFAKKFATIAKELSKPDVILTTMAPIQASREVEKFATEYKVPFVVDIRDLWPEIYYEVTPKISHPLIKILVENNIKTLKQILQKSTGIVGVTAKFLEYGLNVADMKRRYTDSVFHTAYPDIIKKDKCLTDDWNNNGLEDGDFVVTFVGNFGKQFDLETVFKAIDLIDEKKIKFVLCGVGEKYDYYVQKYKNNDHVILPGWVGKNEIVSLLKRSSVGVAPYIDSINFRLNMPNKFGEYLAASLPVLVGVSGMMEEMLNENNNGYHYSNEYELKDKILKLYNDERLLKDMSSASRNLYINQFNVGTVYTQFAKYLENIGMR